One window from the genome of Sphingomonas lacunae encodes:
- a CDS encoding universal stress protein: MRTYLVVVDDSNEARLAQRFAARRAQRTGGNVHLVAVTEPSQFVAWGGVQATIEDEAREKAEAVVKAAANALASAHAIMPRVSVRQGDAASIVREIISEDSEIAALVLGAAASGPPGPLVAHFTGHDSGSLPVTVMIVPGSLSEAEVDRLSE, encoded by the coding sequence ATGCGGACCTATCTGGTCGTCGTCGATGACAGTAACGAAGCCCGATTGGCACAGCGCTTTGCCGCGCGCCGGGCCCAACGCACGGGTGGCAATGTCCATCTGGTTGCCGTGACGGAGCCCTCTCAATTTGTCGCCTGGGGTGGTGTGCAGGCCACGATCGAGGATGAAGCCCGGGAAAAGGCGGAAGCAGTGGTGAAGGCGGCAGCAAATGCGCTGGCCTCGGCCCATGCCATCATGCCGCGTGTCAGCGTACGGCAGGGTGATGCCGCAAGCATTGTGCGCGAGATAATCTCCGAAGACAGCGAAATCGCCGCGCTGGTATTGGGTGCTGCGGCGAGTGGTCCACCGGGGCCGCTGGTCGCCCACTTCACCGGCCATGATTCAGGCAGCTTGCCCGTAACCGTTATGATCGTGCCGGGGTCGCTGAGTGAGGCTGAGGTCGACCGGCTCAGCGAATAG
- a CDS encoding pyruvate dehydrogenase complex dihydrolipoamide acetyltransferase yields MPVELRMPALSPTMEEGTLARWLVKEGDSISSGDLLAEIETDKATMEFESIDEGTVTQILVPAGTENVKVGQVIAIIAAEGEDASAAPAAKVATFPAAEPSPAPAPAATQTTSAQTPAPRPAEAPTGTRIKASPLAKRIAAAKGVDLASISGTGPNGRIVKADVDGASPAQASTAPAIQPATFSSPAATPVALPDFGIPHEDVKLSNMRKTIARRLAQSMQEAPHIYLSVDVRLDALLKLRADLNASLEARGIKLSVNDMLIKALALALEQVPQCNVSFVGDTLRQYHRADISVAVSIPGGLITPIVANADAKSLSAIATEMNDLAARAKAGKLQPSEYQGGTASISNMGMMGIKQFTAVINPPQAMILAVGAGEKRPYIVDDALSVATVMTCTGSFDHRAIDGADGAQLMSAFKALVEKPLGLVA; encoded by the coding sequence ATGCCCGTCGAACTCAGGATGCCGGCCCTTTCCCCGACAATGGAAGAAGGCACACTTGCCCGTTGGCTGGTCAAGGAAGGCGACAGCATCTCTTCGGGCGATCTCCTCGCAGAGATTGAGACCGACAAGGCGACCATGGAGTTTGAATCGATCGACGAAGGCACGGTCACGCAAATCCTCGTTCCCGCCGGCACGGAAAATGTGAAGGTGGGGCAGGTCATCGCCATCATCGCCGCCGAGGGTGAGGATGCCAGCGCCGCTCCCGCTGCCAAGGTTGCGACGTTCCCTGCCGCTGAGCCTTCACCTGCACCAGCTCCTGCTGCCACTCAAACGACATCTGCTCAGACCCCGGCGCCGAGGCCCGCTGAAGCCCCCACAGGCACCCGTATCAAGGCATCGCCACTGGCCAAGCGCATCGCCGCCGCCAAAGGCGTTGACCTGGCCAGTATCAGCGGCACGGGCCCCAATGGCCGCATCGTCAAGGCCGATGTCGATGGTGCCAGCCCGGCACAGGCTTCAACAGCCCCGGCCATACAGCCTGCGACCTTCTCCTCGCCCGCGGCCACTCCTGTCGCGCTCCCCGATTTCGGTATCCCGCACGAGGACGTCAAACTGTCCAACATGCGCAAGACCATTGCCCGCCGCCTCGCCCAGTCGATGCAGGAGGCGCCGCATATCTATCTCTCTGTCGATGTCCGGCTTGATGCCTTGCTCAAGCTTCGCGCTGACCTCAACGCCAGCCTCGAAGCACGCGGTATCAAGCTGTCGGTCAACGATATGCTGATCAAGGCGCTAGCGCTGGCGCTTGAACAGGTTCCGCAGTGCAACGTCAGCTTTGTGGGCGATACCTTGCGCCAATACCACCGCGCCGACATTTCGGTCGCGGTCAGCATCCCTGGCGGCCTGATCACCCCCATCGTCGCCAATGCCGACGCCAAGTCGCTCTCCGCCATCGCCACGGAGATGAACGACCTCGCCGCCCGGGCCAAGGCGGGCAAGCTGCAACCCAGCGAGTATCAGGGCGGCACTGCCTCGATTTCGAATATGGGTATGATGGGGATCAAGCAGTTCACCGCAGTCATCAACCCGCCGCAAGCCATGATCCTTGCCGTCGGCGCGGGGGAAAAGCGCCCCTATATCGTCGACGACGCCCTGTCGGTCGCCACAGTGATGACCTGCACCGGCAGTTTCGACCACCGCGCCATCGACGGCGCTGACGGCGCGCAGTTGATGAGCGCCTTCAAGGCTTTAGTGGAAAAGCCCTTGGGACTGGTGGCCTGA